The Mycolicibacterium fluoranthenivorans genomic interval GATCACCGCTCGTGGGCTCCTCTTGCGCTCAAGTTGACTTGAACTGAAATTGTGGGTCAAGTCCAGTTCGTGAGCAAGGGAGTCGACGATGACCGAGCGGGTGAACGCTGCTCAGCTACAGGCATGGAACGGCGACAACGGCCGAGCGTGGGTGACGTTGCAGCCCGTACTCGACCAGACACTGAAGCCCTTCGAGGACCTCATCGTCGACTCCGTGGCCGCGGCGGCCGAACCGTGCGCACGAATCCTGGATCTGGGCTGCGGCACCGGTGCCACGACACTGGCCCTCGCCGAGCGCGTGGGGGGCCTCTGCACCGGAATCGACATCTCCGAACCGATGATCGAGTTGGCCCGAACGCGGGCGCGTGAGCGGCAGTTGTCCGTGGACTTCATCATCGGTGACGCACAAGCGTTTTCCTTCCCGGCACAGACCTTTGACGTCCTGGTGTCCCGCTTCGGGGTGATGTTCTTCGACGACCCCATCGCGGCATTCGGAAATCTGCGTCGCGCCACCCGCCCCGGTGGCCGACTCACGTTCGTGTGTTGGCGTCATCCGAAGGACAACCCGTTCATGACCACTGCCGAACGTGCGTCGGCGCACCTGCTGCCGGACCTCAAGCCCGTGATCGCGGGGAGCCCTGGGCCGGTCGCCTTCGCCGATCCGGATCGGACCCGATCCGTTCTGAGCGCCGGCGGGTGGACCGGCATCGATATTCGCCCGGTCGACGTCACCTGCACCATGCCGGAACACGACCTGTTGCCGTACCTGACCCAGATGGGATCGGTCGGCCGGGCACTGCGGACCGTCGATACCCAGACACGTGCTGAGGTAATCGCCGCACTTCACGAGGCGTACTCGGAGTTCGTCGTCGACGGCGAAGTGCGCTACCCCGCGGCGTGCTGGATGGTCGAGGCGCGTGGCTGACAGCGCTGCTTCGACGGCCTCTCCTTCTCATGGATTACACGCGCCTCACATGGCAACGGGACGTGCCGTGAGGCAGGTGTAATCCGCAGCAACGCCGAGGAAACGCAAGAACACGGTATTTGAAATACCGATTTAGGAACCTCTGGTGGTCTGCCTCTACGGCGCGGCGGACCTTTGCACTGCGTTCCCACACACACCGGAGTAGCCATGACGATCAACTTCACCATGTCCGACGACCAGCGAAAGCTGCAATACGAGGTGCGCACCTTCGCCGAGGAGGTACTGGCGCCCGCGGTCGCGGCCGCGGATGCCGAACCCGATCCGCTGAAGGGTTTTCAACTGACCAAACCGGCCTACGTCGAGGCATATCACGCTGGCATCGCGATGTGCATGTTGCCGAAGGCGTATGGGGGCGGCGGGGTTTCATGCGTCGACCTAGTCATCGCCGCAGAAGAGATCTGCGTCGTCGATCCCGGTTTCGCCTGTACCGTGCTGTGCAACGGACTGGGACTCATGCCGATCGCCTGGTACGGCAGCGACGAACAGAAGGAGCGCTTCCTTCGGGCCGCCACGTCCGACCCGACCGGCGAATACCTCGGCGGTTGGACCGCCAGTGAGCCGCCGGGAAACCCCTCCGGGACAGCGAACTTCGATATCCAGCTACCACGGCCCGCGGGCGTGGGGTTGACCGCCGTCCGTGACGGTGACGACTACGTCGTCAACGGTCGCAAGTACTGGCCGTCGTCGGCCGGCTGGGACGAACGGGGCGTCGACGCCGGGACACTGATCGTTCGGACCGACTCTGAAAGGGGTGGCACCGAAGGACTCTCGGCACTGGTCCTGGAGCGTGATACCCCGGGGGTCACGTTCCGCCACCTCGACAAGATCGGTCACCGGCTCGCGTCCAACGCCGAGATCGTGTTCGAAGACGCCCGCATCCCGGCCGCCAACCTCTTGCCGGGCGCGCAGGGGAACGGCGATCTGGTGATCAACCGCAACTTCGCATGGTCGGGTCCGGTCGCGGCGATCGCCGCCGTCGGCATGGCCCGCGCCGCGTACGAAATGGCGCTCGACTGGGCCAAGAACAACACCGCCGGCGGGATCGCCCCGATCATCGGGTTCCAGAACGTCGGCTACGTGCTCGGCGACGTGGCCGCCAAGATCGAGATGGCCCGCACGTTCTCCTGGCGGGCCGCCGACTACCTCGACAAGCACGATCAACACGCCGAGTTGGTCGGAGCCATGAACAAGATCCAGGTCACCGAGTTGATGTTCGACTGCGTCTACAAGTGCATGCAGATCGTCGGCGTCAACAGCCTGGAAACCAAGAACGGATTCGGCAAAATCTTGCGCGAGGCAGCGGTTCTGCCGATCTACGACGGGGGCAACATGGGCATGCAGCGCCGTCGGGTGCACGGCATCATCGCCGATCCCGACTTCAACCCGCGCGCGATCATGGAGGACGAGTACGTCAAGTTCGGCAAGCAGCACGAGAGCATCGGCACCATGGCCGGCTGAGGTGGAAACCACCGCCCGGGTCCGACGGTGTCCACACCGTCGGACCCGGCAGGGTGGGTCGGCCCGCCGCCGTCGAGCGGCCACGGGCAAACCGCGCCGCGGAGGATCGACCGTGGCACAGTAAGACGGTGCAATCGTCAAGGGAAGCCGCGGCCACATGAAGCACACCAACCACGCCGACTACGCATTACGGGTGCTGCTCTATCTGCGCGTCGCACCTGACAGGCGCGGGTCGGTCGCTGAGATCGCCGCGGCCCACCGAATCTCCCGAAACCACTTGGACAAAGTGGTCCAACGGTTGTCGGCGGCGGGGCTGGTTCGGACGACGCGTGGACGCTCAGGCGGCGTCGAACTGGCCCGCGACCCCTCCACGATCAGCGTCGGCAACGTGATGCGCACCATGGAATCGGACTTCGCCGTCGTGGAGTGCCTCGGCCCTGCCCGCTATTGCCGGGTCGCCGGGGTGTGCGGGGCTCGGAGCGTCTTCTCCGATGCCTTGGAGGCCTACTTCGAGGTGCTCGATCGGTCGACGCTGGAAGACATCGCGAGCAATGACTACGGGCTGCGCGGCGCCTTGGGGCTCACGAGCGGCTGAGCGTTCCCCAGACCCATCGACACCCTCGGCCCCGGCCGGGGCGGCTACCCACAGGTTCGTCGAGCCGCCGGCGATAAGGAGCAGCTGCATGCCCATCGACTTCGCGATGACCTCCGAACAGCGCGCGCTCAAACGCCGGGCGCGGGAGTTCGCGACGGAAGTACTGCGCCCGGTGGCGGAGCGCGCGGACGGGTTGGGCGACCCCCAGGAGGCGTTCCTGGCCATGCGCCCGGTGTATCGGCACGCCGCCGAGGCAGGTTTCACCACCATGTTCTTACCCCGCCAATACGGTGGGGGAGGGGCTTCGAATGTCGATTTCCTCATCGCGATCGAGGAACTCTGCGCGGTCGACCCCGGATTTCCGACGACGATCCTCGTCAACGGCCTGGCCTTGATGCCGATCCTGTGGCACGGCAGCGACGAACAACGCGACCGGTGGATCACTCGAGCGGCCTCCGACCGTGACGGCTCCTTCCTGGCCGGCTGGGTGGTCAGCGAACGTGGCGGCACCGCCAACTTCGACCACCCGAGCCCGTCAGCGGGCATCCAGTTGCTGGCCCGGCACCATCCCCGGCAAGGGCGATACACGCTCAACGGCGAGAAGCACTGGCCGTGCAACTCCGGCGGTTGG includes:
- a CDS encoding acyl-CoA dehydrogenase family protein, which gives rise to MTINFTMSDDQRKLQYEVRTFAEEVLAPAVAAADAEPDPLKGFQLTKPAYVEAYHAGIAMCMLPKAYGGGGVSCVDLVIAAEEICVVDPGFACTVLCNGLGLMPIAWYGSDEQKERFLRAATSDPTGEYLGGWTASEPPGNPSGTANFDIQLPRPAGVGLTAVRDGDDYVVNGRKYWPSSAGWDERGVDAGTLIVRTDSERGGTEGLSALVLERDTPGVTFRHLDKIGHRLASNAEIVFEDARIPAANLLPGAQGNGDLVINRNFAWSGPVAAIAAVGMARAAYEMALDWAKNNTAGGIAPIIGFQNVGYVLGDVAAKIEMARTFSWRAADYLDKHDQHAELVGAMNKIQVTELMFDCVYKCMQIVGVNSLETKNGFGKILREAAVLPIYDGGNMGMQRRRVHGIIADPDFNPRAIMEDEYVKFGKQHESIGTMAG
- a CDS encoding class I SAM-dependent methyltransferase, encoding MTERVNAAQLQAWNGDNGRAWVTLQPVLDQTLKPFEDLIVDSVAAAAEPCARILDLGCGTGATTLALAERVGGLCTGIDISEPMIELARTRARERQLSVDFIIGDAQAFSFPAQTFDVLVSRFGVMFFDDPIAAFGNLRRATRPGGRLTFVCWRHPKDNPFMTTAERASAHLLPDLKPVIAGSPGPVAFADPDRTRSVLSAGGWTGIDIRPVDVTCTMPEHDLLPYLTQMGSVGRALRTVDTQTRAEVIAALHEAYSEFVVDGEVRYPAACWMVEARG
- a CDS encoding RrF2 family transcriptional regulator, with amino-acid sequence MKHTNHADYALRVLLYLRVAPDRRGSVAEIAAAHRISRNHLDKVVQRLSAAGLVRTTRGRSGGVELARDPSTISVGNVMRTMESDFAVVECLGPARYCRVAGVCGARSVFSDALEAYFEVLDRSTLEDIASNDYGLRGALGLTSG